The nucleotide sequence ATCGACCAATAAGAAGGAACCCGATTGGCTGCAGATGAGTCTTCACAATTAAGTGCAAGGGTTAGCGATGGTCACCCTTGCCatggaagaaggaaaagagaggaggttCGGGATTAACCAGGTCGTTTATATAGTTTGTGGGGAAAAAACAAAGAGTTTATTCTTTTTCGTTTTTCTTTACCAATTGATAAAGTGCCGCATTACATCTAACTTTCAAAAAGAAAGTAACTGctataatatatttcaaaaaggtctacaaagtcattttctgaaATCATTAcacacaaaaaataataataataataataaaatcacaACAAAACTAGTTTTGACAACAGTGTTCAAGCTTTTCTTCCTGTGTCTTGGAAGGAGCAGAAGCATTTGTTTCAAGTTTCAGAATGCTAAGCTGACCACCCTCCTTGCTAGCAGCCGTTGCAGCCTTGCTCAGTTCTTGTTGCAGTGGTTTATGAACTTGCTCAGTTCTTGTTACATGAATTGTTTAATCGATAACCATCAGAAATATGTAAAAAGAAATCATGATTGATTAAATCATAAGCTCTGCATCTTCAATAAGGAGTTTAAACATTAAAAACCTGAGAACAAGgaaaattctaatcctagatcttgATCAATTGGAGAGCTTTACGCCTTTACATCTTGATATTTGTAGAAATATGGGTTCTTGGATAGCATAGCATGGAATCAATTGGAGAGCTTTACACCTCACAAGATTGTTGCAGCATTGAATACTTCTAAAACTCTAAAACTATTAAAATTTAGTTCCTTTCTACTGGTTGAATTAGGTCTACTGAGGAGCACTTGTTCAAGAGCACTGCTTGCAGCTCACATGTCTCATCAGACATATTACTCTTATTCCTACAGGAGCCATTGGTTGGTCTCAACAAAAAGATGAGGTGTAAACTAAAGCATTACATGTTCAGCTAGAAGCCTCGAATACCTAGAGATCCTCACACGAGTTCAATGCATCGAATAAATGCCTAAAAAACTATTCTTTTCGAACAATGTATATTGGCAGGCTACTTTGATGAAGCTCCTGTCAATGTAAGGGAATTATTCGAACCTATGATCTCTAGGTTACACAACATCAATTTTACCGTTGGGCCAAGGCTACTTCGATGGCAATGTAAATACCATATTCAAGCACTCCTTTATCCACGAATGGAAAAggcaaaataaatattataagccCGTAAAATTCTCTTTATATCTTCCTTACCTTTGACTATACAACTCAAGGTAATGGAAAAGGGAGCTTCAATCTTCAATGCTTCATCTTCTTGTTGTCATTCTATCTTTTTGTTTGGGTAATGGAAAAGGGCAACTGATGAGATCAGTATTCCATCAACAAGGAAACTCTTTGAAGTTTATGGTGGCTGAAACCTTTATTAGGGTTCCGGGAAGTCGTTTTACTGGAAAACCTTGAGACCTAATCAACAAACTGAAGGCGCAATAGGTTTTGAAGAAACAAGAGATCAAAGAGCTAAGATCGACGAAAGACAGATTCCATGTTATCAGATCAAGCAGAAAAGAGAATTTTGCGATCAAATATCCTTGCAATGTTTGAAACAACCAAAACCGAAGCTAGCATAATCGGGAGAAAGATGAGAGTACTAACTCGGTCCGCTTCCATCTCCTTGGATATCTTGGACGGCTTCAAGAACTTCTTCCCTGGACCATGGCGAGGCCAAGTTAACTGTACGCAACAACAAATTAAAGCAAGCACGCACGCAAGGAGAAGGGATCACTGGAAACCTTTCCGGGTTTGAGAAGTCTTCCCATGGCGATTGGGAGGGATGGCTCTCCTCTTCTGCAAGCCCTTGAACAGATTTCCCTTCTGCGTCATCTTCCGCTCGCACCGATCCCCGGCGGTTACTGCGGCGGCCGCTGCCTCCTAAATACCACATCGGCCCAATTGCGGACCGGCCCATCAAAAGTATCGATAAAAGGCCCGCTTGCTGACCGTGCACGATTTCGCAGATTCGCCGGGCGATCATGGCGATGGTCGATGACGTTGCATCGGAAAGCGAAGGGACGTCGTCGTCAGTCCTTCCTAGCGAGCGTCTTCTCGGTGTTTCTTCCTTCACGCACACCCCTTGCTATTGGTACGATGTAGGGTTTCGATGCCTGAATCATGCTTATCAATCGCTGATTGAACGATTTTTCTATACATAAGCTCATAATTGCTCAGTCTATTATTGAACCTTGTTGTTTAGCTGTAGGTTTTGGGCATCGATGCAAATTTGCCATTTTCTTCGTTATATTGAAGTAACTAACGAAAGAGGGAGGCGAAGTTAGAAGAGCTGCATTCATTAGAGTCGAAGGTGTAGGGTAGATCGATACTAACAAAAACATTTATCAATCTATTAAAATATGGCTGATACTACTAATGATATTGCTCGCATTGAGCTCAGTGGAAGATAAAATTCATATAGTCAACACTAAATAGTTGGTAGCACACCTTTATGATGATGACTCGATTAGCCAAAGAAGCTATGACGGCCAAGATTCAattttctctcatcattctctcaaGTAATACAATTAACCAGTAATTCCTTTAGCTGTTGGATGTTGCTTTGAGTTGCAAACTTCAATATGGCTAGTGGTACTGATTGCTTGGGAATATGATTTTCTACAATCACTATCTTGAAGTCCTCATTGCATTTTTGGCATTAGGAAGTTTGGGATATATTCTGGTTCATCTACTTTGTTTTCAGAAACTAGAGAAGCAATGAAGTTTCCAGTACATTTGCATGTAAAATGTTTAGTTGTCGTgtgtataataaataaatatctaAGCTTCAATGGGTTTAATGACGGGAAAATGAGTGATATATTGTTTTTTTGTTCTTGAATGCTTCTCCATCTTCTCTAgaaatctctataaaaggaagatAATAAATGTTAGCaagttatataatttaataaCAGTATCCTGCCGAGTTTCTCTCTAGATAGTAGAGGCGCTTATGTtgatcttcatatcttttcaactTTCGGTATTAAAATGTCAAACATCTTTTCTAATGTTGTTTTAATAGTGAGGAGAATGTATATCTACTCTGTAAGAAACTATGTAAGATTGGGGTTGCTGATCCAGTAGGTGCTGATCTTTTTGTTGTCTTCATATCCAATGAGAAGAAAATGGTACTCTTCTATGTTTtactcttttaatttatcatagtTATTTATGTGCTCATAACACAATCATCTTATAtattaaacactttctgattacATTGCGACGTGATGAATCACTATTTAGGTGCCCCAATAAGTTTTGTTTTGGCTCTTCTATATTCCATATCAACATTCTATCGTAATTCATAATGCATTAGAAACTTTTGCTCCTAGTAATCTTTAAGATCCTTTTCTTGCAACCATGTCATGTGGGATTTAGTTAATCTTGTAAAGGTTATAGCTGTTGTCAAATAAAGTTTGGTATCAAGTGCCATGATCAaaaaaggaggaaaaaaaaagattTGTATGGTATTTTGAAGCTTTTATAAAATGAATTGTTAACACTAAGAATCCTTTTTCTTGCCCTGAGAAATATAACTGTATCACATAAGATTCTCTTGCAAATTGAGAGTTCAGTTGTAGAAGTGAGAGTGGACTACGTGAAGCTCAACCGAAGATTGGTGGAAGATGGCTACTTCCTTGTTTGAGAGGAAGGGAGTTGCTCGAGCGACAGGGGCGTAGCGAAGGTTGAGACCGTGCAGGGATCAAGAATGTAGCTATTGGTTAGGTCGTGATAACCTCTCTTTCCCATATAGTTTAGGTTGACCTCCGGAAATAGGCCAATAAATGAAATAGGCCAATAAATAAAGGCTAGGAGAATTAGTCAAACAAATACTAGGGAATGTGTCAAAGGCTAGACCCTACCTCTCTGCCGCCTACAATTCCACTTAGCAAAAAGACGAGGGTATTCATGAAGATCATTGGGCGGTATGCTtacaagataaagaaaaagaCTTACAGGGCGAGGGACCCCTTGCTATTAGATAGAAACTATTCCATATTTAGGTAATATCCTAGTTAGAATCATTTATAAGCTGGAGATACCCTCACTAGAAATAGGATTTGCTATGTTTGGCACTATGGCAAGTAAGAGTACTGAATATGAACTTCAAATGGCTGGAGAGGAACTCACATGGGATGGAACGAAGAAAGGATATTTACCAACACTACTAAAAGAGCACGGACTTGGTTTTGGAGCTCTCGCTCGGGCTACTAATCTCCTCTTCTCCGGCTCATAAGAACCACAACAGGCACTCGTAACCGTCCCTAACCTCTGGAAATGCTCTCTGTTGGAGCCATACCTCACCCTACGCACCAGAATAGACACAAGCGAGCAGAAGTTTAATCAAATGCCTTATTATCAGCACAACGTGCTTTTATTCCTCACCGGAAATGAGGTTTCTAGTCTGATAATGCACTTTTGTTTTTCCACTGGATGTTGCCTTCTTCATCTACGTGAATCCCTTGAGCTATTAACTGGAACACTATCGCTATTCAGAGCTATTAACTGGAACGAGAAAGAGGTTCAATAAAGCTCAACAAATGCCTAACGGTTCAATAAAGTAAAAAGAAAGGCCATTCACTCTTATCCTATTGGTCGATCCCTCAACTATTCTTGTAGTCGGCCCTCTCCTTAACTATAAAACGAGCCTATCGGTTCTACCCTTAGCGGATTACAGTATTGCGTGAATGGCTTTGGGCCATTCACTTTTACCCTATTGGTCGACCCCTCAACTATTCTTGTAGTCGGCtctctccttatcagtcgagccTATCGGAAATACCCTCACTTTTCGGTCGGGCCATATAAAGAAGCCCTTATCAGTCGAGCTATCTGACGATATGCTATCAGCGTGCTAGAAATACTGATTTAATCATCTCCAACCTCCTACGGTAATAGAAAAATCTTTCAGGCCTATGATCTCACATTTGTATCGTTAGCTATTATTAATTTATCTTACTCATGAGAACTATCTATGATTCGAGAGaaggaactttttttttttacttttcaataTGGCAtagattttctgtaaatttatacTGCAAGTGACTGATATACAAGTAAAGATATTACAAGTTAAGACGACACCTAATAGCTAATTACTTGATTTATATATTATTCACCTGCCATGCCAATCATCGTAAACTATCTTAACAAGTTTTTATCTTCTAATTAACTGCTTCCCTGTTGCATTAACGGGAGATAAAGCAATTCTAAAGTGGACTTGTTCACTATCTCCTCTCAAGGTTCCTCTTTGGCATCAAAAGGCTAGTAAAAGAAGTGATGGGGTGGTATTGTGGGATTATCATGTAATCTGTATACAGGTCAGTGCTGAAATTTTTTCGGTGAATTGAGATTActcttttgtatatatttttttgaatcTTTTTGATATGTATTATGAAAAATCCTTTTTCCTGTTCAATGATGAGCCATAGAAAAGAAGAGGCGAGGCATTTGATTTGGTGTGGGATCTGGATTCTGATCTTCCATTCCCTTCTCCACTTACGGTGTACTTTCCTGAAGCCATTAAACCAGTCAACTCTCCTTATAGCAGGTGGTTTCTTTGGTTCATCAAATAGGCATTATCTGTTAGTTCTCTGGCACGATAAATGAAACAATAATTCTGCTATAAGATCGATACATATATACATTTTGCTCGACAAGTCCCTTGCTTACAAAATCACTTCTGCACACACTACTACTCATCTCACAACTGAAACATACAGATAAAATGGCTGATGTGGTATGCTTGATCTGCAGGCAGCTATTCTAGTGATGCATTGGCGATCTCAATCACACCCTAAGAACTAACTTGATTACCTTGCAGGCTTTTCCGAGTAGTTCATGCTCCGAGATTTCTTCGTTGCTTTGCATCAGACAGAAGTCACATGAGAGATGGTCTAGGGAATTGGCTTGCCTTGCCTCCGACATACAAACCTATTACTAGTGAAGGTATTTCGTGATGCATAAACAAACCTTTCTATTTTGGGTGATAATTTTCTACTCGTTGTATACTGTAGATGGAACTACTAACAACCTAGACAAATACATCCAAATGAGAACAGCCGATGTGCTAGCAAACGCACAGGATTCGCTCCACGGGGTGCTCTCGAACGAATATGGCGTGGTGGTGAGTGAAACAATGTTCGAGTGGTTCTTTGCTCAAATCCATCAATGACAACTTTTGCAAATCTTTACAAGGAAAGCAATGGATCGACATTGTCCTCATTGAGCCAGGTTTGTCGTTAACTATTGAGGATCGGCTTGATGTCTAATGACTGAAAGCCTTGAGTTATATTGTATAGGAATTTTTATAGTTCTGGCTACTTGTAAAATGCTCTTCAAATGTTAAGAATTGTCATTTTGCTCTCTGAGCTTGAGGAACCATTAAATTTTCATCGTTTGTCGTTGGGCACGTGTCTTTATCTCATTGGTAGATTCTCCATTCCGGTGGCTGTGATTGGATGCTGCATGCTTGGCTCCAAAGAATATGAGATAAAATGCGAAAAATTAAACGGCAAGCTTTTTATCTCCGGAATGCTCGTCTCTTTATTGGTTTGGGGTGTGGGGTCCACTGCCGGGTTATTATAATGACCAATGGGAATCCGGGTGCATTATTTGACGGCATGATGAAAGCGCAGCGTTTCCCCCCCTTCATATCGCGTTTCTTCTTTTCGTTAAAACAGATTCCGTTCCATTATGCGCTCTCCGACGTTTCACGGCGAAAATTTCCCGAGCTGAAGGCCGAGGCGAGGCCACAGGCGGAGCAGGCAgcgccggcgccggcgccggcggCTCGATGGGGCATAAATCCTCACGGTTTCTTCCCTCAACTGCCTCACTCTCCCCCGCTTCCGCCGCCACCCCGCAATACAACCCCTTCCCCGCCCCTCCCACTGTCGAGATACCTAAATCCACGGCAGCTTTAGCCTTCCCACAATCACTTCTAGAATTCCTCACGAGCTCTCTCCGATGGATTCTACCACCCCGGGTACCTGATCCCGCCCTCGTGACCTCTCCAGCTCCGATCTGGCCGCTTCCACGGCCTCGGCGGATTTCATCGGATCGAGGCTGCTCGGTTCCTCTTTTTCGACCCTACGTCGCCTCGGTGCCCTGGCATGGTGGTGTGCGGGGGTTCCTCTCGCAGCTGTTCCCTCGGTACGGCCACTACTGCGGCCCCAACTGGTCCAGCGGCAAGGACGGCGGTTCTATGCTGTGGGATCAACGCCCCATCGATTGGATCGACTTCTGCTGCTATTGTCATGATATCGGCTACGACACGTACGATCAGGCAAAATTGCTGAAGGCGGACCTCGCCTTCCTGGAATGCCTGGAGCAGCCGAGGATGGCTTCGAAAGGTGGTGGTGCTCCAGCAGCAATTATCTACCGATCTATGTGCATTGCAGGCAAGATTCAAAATTTAGTATCCCCTTtcccctttttttttgttttctattttttattcacCTGTTCTATACTGTATGCTCATGTAGGTTCTTATTCTACTGTATGCTCGTGTAGGTTCTTATTGCACTTGGATAATGTGCTATcccttttaaccatgataattcTAAGGGCGTTCCTTTCTTTAGTACTCAAGTAGCATGAAATTCAGTAGAATAATAGTCAAACCTTCTTAACAATGGTGGTTATACAAGCATCTTAACATAATTTTCTTACTGTAGTCAATTGGGTTTGGATCTGATTGATTAGGGGTTATGATATGGGATTTGGTTTTGCTTGCTTGCAGGGCTGAGGACTGTATTGATACCTTATAGGATGCACCTAGTTAGACTGCAATCTGGACCATCATTCATGGATGTGTTCAACAACTTCATAAGTAAATGGAGTTCGTCTGTCAATAATGAGGCTACAAAGCCGGACAGGAATGTTGTGAAACCCAAAGGGATATTTTGATGCTGTGAACCATCTTGCTCATTTGTTTTCTCATTTGTGCAGTTGTAGCGACTGAATACGTGCTTATATGTATTGTGAATTCAGTTGACATATTGATGCTACATGCTTCAGTAGTCTAGCCTCTTTTTGGCACAATTTTGAGAAAGCATGttcaattgtacctttaccttGATGCACTCTTAACTTATACACCGAGAAATGTTTGTTACTTCACACATAGTCGCTAACAAGTTAGCGAACCATTTATCTAATTATCTGAATTGGTGTGTATCCATGATTAACAAGGGAGGTTCAATAGATCCAATCACCTTCAGTTTCTTCTGCATTGTGACAATTTGTTATTGTAGGTTTATGTTCCACTTAATTCCTACTGCATAACAAGTCATGTGTCCAACCATTTAAAGTCGAATACATCGATCTATCCTCTATTGAACTCTATGCAATGCTCCATTACTCTTGATCTCTGAATTACATCGAAGTGTTTTATTTGATCTCTCCTTGACTTGTGATCTAGTGGATTTAACTTGTTTAAGTATAGTATCTACTTTCGAATGCATAGGATTGGGTCATCTAATGAACTCTTTGTTATGCTTGAATATGAATGAGTTTTCAGGACAATGTAAGTAGTAAATCGAATCGCATAAatatttttcatggtatttgttGTCATTTTTAGCATCTTGACAATCAAATTCAACTCTTGTTATATCATAAACTCTCTGTTTGTAGAGATTTTTTtacagtaaaaaaaatatataattggtTGATAAGAGATTATGATATTCAACTTTGTAGCTTCCTGTTTGTGCT is from Zingiber officinale cultivar Zhangliang chromosome 7B, Zo_v1.1, whole genome shotgun sequence and encodes:
- the LOC122005892 gene encoding uncharacterized protein LOC122005892; the encoded protein is MIARRICEIVHGQQAGLLSILLMGRSAIGPMWYLGGSGRRSNRRGSVRAEDDAEGKSVQGLAEEESHPSQSPWEDFSNPEREEVLEAVQDIQGDGSGPKLSKFINHCNKN
- the LOC122005890 gene encoding protein N-terminal glutamine amidohydrolase-like: MAMVDDVASESEGTSSSVLPSERLLGVSSFTHTPCYCEENVYLLCKKLCKIGVADPVGADLFVVFISNEKKMVPLWHQKASKRSDGVVLWDYHVICIQKRRGEAFDLVWDLDSDLPFPSPLTVYFPEAIKPVNSPYSRLFRVVHAPRFLRCFASDRSHMRDGLGNWLALPPTYKPITSEDGTTNNLDKYIQMRTADVLANAQDSLHGVLSNEYGVVVSETMFEWFFAQIHQ
- the LOC122005889 gene encoding uncharacterized protein LOC122005889 isoform X2 codes for the protein MGHKSSRFLPSTASLSPASAATPQYNPFPAPPTVEIPKSTAALAFPQSLLEFLTSSLRWILPPRVPDPALVTSPAPIWPLPRPRRISSDRGCSVPLFRPYVASVPWHGGVRGFLSQLFPRYGHYCGPNWSSGKDGGSMLWDQRPIDWIDFCCYCHDIGYDTYDQAKLLKADLAFLECLEQPRMASKGGGAPAAIIYRSMCIAASCLCCHCLGV
- the LOC122005889 gene encoding uncharacterized protein LOC122005889 isoform X1, translating into MGHKSSRFLPSTASLSPASAATPQYNPFPAPPTVEIPKSTAALAFPQSLLEFLTSSLRWILPPRVPDPALVTSPAPIWPLPRPRRISSDRGCSVPLFRPYVASVPWHGGVRGFLSQLFPRYGHYCGPNWSSGKDGGSMLWDQRPIDWIDFCCYCHDIGYDTYDQAKLLKADLAFLECLEQPRMASKGGGAPAAIIYRSMCIAGLRTVLIPYRMHLVRLQSGPSFMDVFNNFISKWSSSVNNEATKPDRNVVKPKGIF